The genomic segment CAGGAAGATGGTTCCGGTTCTTTCCGAAATTTACAGGAAATACTCATCACGCGGAGTCGTGGTACTGGGGATCTCCCTCGACCGTGAGGGGCTGGAGGTGCTGGGACCCTTCGTGACGGATCACCGGATTCCCTACAAGGTTCTTCTGGGAAACGATAAGGTCACCAAAGCCTTCGGAGGGATCTCCTCCATTCCCTCCCTTTTCATGGTGGACAGGAGCGGTAAAGTGGTAAAGAAGATGATAGGCTACCATTCCATGGAGGAGCTTGAAAACCAGCTGAAAAAATTATCTTTAATAGGGTCGTAAAAAGTCCATTCGTGGCTTTTTACTTAACGGAAAGCGAAAAGTGTCATTTTCACTTTCCTCACAAATCTTCGATTTGGGCGCCCATTACAGGGCGCAATGATGACTTCTTGCGAGTCCGTCAACCCTTGAACCTTGAACGATGAACCTTGAACGTTAATAGGGTCGTAAAAAGTTCCTTCACGAACCGGTTCTGGAGACGCAGATGGAAAACAAAAATACTTTTGTTGTTGTAATAGCAGCCCTGGTGGTGGGTTTGATGGTCGGTGTGCTGGGGCCGAAGCTTTTCAGTAGTCGTCCGAGTGGGACATCGGTAGTTCCTTTGAAGGCTCCGCCCCAGGCCCCGCCGCCTTCCGCCGATTACACCCTCAAGATCAATGAGCTGAAAAATCTGCTGCAGAACAACCCCAACAATGTGGGGGCGCTTGTTCAGTTGGGTAACGCCTACTTCGACAGCAATCAATATAGGAAGTCCATCAGCGCCTATGAGAAAGCTTTGGCCCTGAAGCCCGGCAACCCCGACGTCCTCACCGACCTGGGGATCATGTATCGAAGAAACGGGCAGCCTGAGGAGGCTGTACGTCGGTTCCGAGAGGCCATGGAGGTCAGCTCCACCCATCTGCAGAGCAGGATGAACCTGGGTATCGTGCTTCTATACGACCTCCATGACCCTGTCGGGGCAAGGGCCGC from the Deltaproteobacteria bacterium genome contains:
- a CDS encoding tetratricopeptide repeat protein, whose protein sequence is MENKNTFVVVIAALVVGLMVGVLGPKLFSSRPSGTSVVPLKAPPQAPPPSADYTLKINELKNLLQNNPNNVGALVQLGNAYFDSNQYRKSISAYEKALALKPGNPDVLTDLGIMYRRNGQPEEAVRRFREAMEVSSTHLQSRMNLGIVLLYDLHDPVGARAAFEDFLRISPSGPQAEQVRGIIASLPEAGK
- a CDS encoding TlpA family protein disulfide reductase, whose translation is MKRVFVAVLLIGGLFSLAACDRSGKEDKTQAPSGGAINFTLPSVDGSIVNFSDYRGKVVLVDFWATWCPPCRKMVPVLSEIYRKYSSRGVVVLGISLDREGLEVLGPFVTDHRIPYKVLLGNDKVTKAFGGISSIPSLFMVDRSGKVVKKMIGYHSMEELENQLKKLSLIGS